Proteins from one Phocoena sinus isolate mPhoSin1 chromosome 8, mPhoSin1.pri, whole genome shotgun sequence genomic window:
- the MADD gene encoding MAP kinase-activating death domain protein isoform X11: protein MVQKKKSCPRLLDYLVIVGARHPSSDSVAQTPELLRRYPLEDHAEFPLPPDVVFFCQPEGCLSVRQRRMSLREDTSFVFTLTDKDTGVTRYGICVNFYRSFQKRVPKEKGEAGAGSRGKEGPHATCISEEVGTESSESGPSLQPPSADSTPDVNQSPRGKHRAKAESRSRNSTLTSLCVLSHYPFFSTFRECLYTLKRLVDCCSERLLGKKLGIPRGIQRDTMWRIFTGSLLVEEKSSALLHDLREIEAWIYRLLRSPVPVSGQKRVDIEVLPQELQQALTFALPDPSRFTLVDFPLHLPLELLGVDACLQVLTCILLEHKVVLQSRDYNALSMSVMAFVAMIYPLEYMFPVIPLLPTCMASAEQLLLAPTPYIIGVPASFFLYKLDFKMPDDVWLVDLDSSRVIAPTNAEVLPILPEPESLELKKHLKQALASMSLNTQPILNLEKFHEGQEIPLLLGRPSNDLQSTPSTEFNPLIYGNDVDSVDVATRVAMVRFFNSPNVLQGFQMHTRTLRLFPRPVVAFQAGSFLASRPRQTPFAEKLARTQAVEYFGEWILNPTNYAFQRIHNNTFDPALIGDKPKWYTHQLQPVHYRVYDSSSHLAEALSVPPEHDSDSDPTDDSGSDSMDYDDSSSSYSSLGDFVSEMMKCDINGDTPNVDPLTHAALGDASEVAIDELQSQKEAEEPGPDSENSQENPPLRSSSSTTASSSPSTVIHGASSEPADSTEMDDKAAVGVSKSLPSVPPSTGKVNVDRHQTEIGEGSVRRRTYDNPYFEPQYGFPPEEDDDEQGESYTPRFSQHVSGNRAQKLLRPNSLKLASDSDAESDSRASSPTSTVSNNSTEGFGGIMSFASSLYRNHSTSFSLSNLTLPTKGAREKTTPFPSLKGNRRALVDQKSSVIKHSPTVKREPPSPQGRSSNSSENQQFLKEVVHSVLDGQGVGWLNTKKVRRLLESEQLRVFVLSKLSRAAQSEDEAQQDIIPDVEVGRKVYKGMLDLLKCTVLSLEQSYAHAGLGGMASIFALLEIAQTHYYSKEPDKRKRSPTESVNTPIGKDPGLAWRGDPKAMAQLRVPQLGPRAPSASGKSPKELDTRSLKEENFVASIGPEVIKPTFDLGETEEKKSQVSADSGVSLTSGPQRTDPDSVLGVSPAVMIRSSSQDSEVSNSSGETLGADSDLSSNAGDGPGGEGGTHLAGSRGTLSDSEIETNSATSAIFGKAHNLKPSVKEKLVGSPVRFSEDVSQRVYLYEGLLGRDKGSMWDQLEDAAMETFSISKERSTLWDQMQFWEDAFLDAVMLEREGMGMDQGPQEMIDRYLSLGEHDRKRLEDDEDRLLATLLHNLISYMLLMKVNKNDIRKKVRRLMGKSHIGLVYSQQINEVLDQLANLNGRDLSIRSSGSRHMKKQTFVVHAGTDTNGDIFFMEVCDDCVVLRSNIGTVYERWWYEKLINMTYCPKTKVLCLWRRNGSETQLNKFYTKKCRELYYCVKDSMERAAARQQSIKPGPELGGEFPVQDMKTGEGGLLQVTLEGINLKFMHNQVFIELNHIKKCNTVRGVFVLEEFVPEIKEVVSHKYKTPMAHEICYSVLCLFSYVAAVRSSEEDLRTPPRPVSS from the exons ATGGTGCAAAAGAAGAAGTCCTGTCCTCGGTTACTTGACTACCTAGTGATCGTAGGGGCCAG GCACCCGAGCAGTGATAGCGTggcccagactccagaactgctACGGCGATACCCGTTAGAGGATCACGCCGAGTTTCCCCTGCCCCCGGATGTCGTGTTCTTCTGCCAGCCGGAGGGCTGCCTGAGTGTGCGACAACGGCGCATGAGCCTGCGTGAGGACACCTCTTTTGTCTTCACTCTCACCGACAAGGACACCGGAGTCACGCGTTATGGCATCTGTGTTAACTTCTACCGCTCCTTCCAAAAGCGCGTGCCTAAGGAAAAGGGGGAGGCCGGGGCAGGGTCCCGTGGGAAGGAAGGACCCCACGCCACCTGCATCTCAGAAGAGGTTGGCACCGAGAGCTCGGAGAGTGGCCCGTCCCTGCAGCCTCCCAGTGCCGACTCTACCCCGGATGTGAACCAGTCTCCTCGGGGCAAACACCGGGCCAAGGCGGAGAGCCGTTCCCGCAACAGCACTCTGACGTCCCTGTGTGTGCTCAGCCATTACCCCTTCTTCTCCACCTTCCGAGAGTGTCTGTACACCCTCAAACGTCTGGTGGACTGCTGTAGTGAGCGACTGCTGGGCAAGAAACTGGGCATCCCTCGAGGCATACAAAG GGACACCATGTGGCGCATCTTTACTGGATCGTTGTTAGTGGAGGAGAAGTCAAGTGCCCTTCTGCACGACCTTCGAGAGATTGAGGCCTGGATCTATCGATTGCTGCGCTCCCCAGTACCCGTCTCAGGGCAGAAGCGAGTGGACATTGAGGTCCTGCCCCAGGAGCTCCAGCAAGCTCTGACCTTTGCGCTTCCAGACCCCTCTCGATTCACCCTAGTGGATTTCCCACTGCACCTTCCCTTGGAACTTCTGGGTGTGGATGCCTGTCTTCAGGTGCTAACCTGCATCCTGTTAGAGCACAAG GTGGTGCTGCAGTCCCGAGACTACAACGCACTCTCCATGTCTGTGATGGCATTTGTGGCAATGATTTATCCCTTGGAGTATATGTTTCCTGTTATTCCACTGCTGCCCACCTGCATGGCGTCCGCAGAACAG CTGCTGTTGGCTCCGACGCCGTACATCATCGGTGTCCCTGCCAGCTTCTTCCTCTACAAACTGGACTTCAAAATGCCTGATGACGTATGGCTAGTGGATCTGGACAGCAGTAGG GTGATTGCCCCCACCAATGCAGAAGTGCTGCCTATCCTTCCAGAACCAGAATCACTAGAgttgaaaaaacatttaaaacag GCCCTCGCCAGCATGAGTCTCAACACCCAGCCCATCCTCAATCTGGAGAAATTCCACGAAGGCCAGGAGATCCCTCTTCTCTTGGGAAGGCCTTCTAATGACCTGCAGTCTACACCTTCCACTGAATTCAACCCACTCATCTATGGCAACGATGTGGACTCTGTGGATGTCGCAACCAG AGTGGCCATGGTCCGTTTCTTCAACTCCCCCAACGTGCTGCAGGGCTTTCAGATGCACACGCGTACCCTGCGTCTCTTCCCCCGGCCCGTGGTAGCTTTCCAAGCTGGCTCCTTTCTAGCCTCACGTCCCCGGCAGACTCCTTTTGCTGAGAAACTGGCCAGGACTCAGGCTGTGGAGTACTTTGGAGAATGGATCCTCAACCCCACCAACTATGCCTTTCAGCGGATTCACAACA ACACATTCGATCCAGCCCTGATAGGCGACAAGCCGAAGTGGTACACCCACCAGCTGCAGCCTGTCCACTATCGAGTGTATGACAGCAGTTCCCACCTGGCCGAGGCGCTGAGCGTGCCGCCGGAGCACGACTCTGACTCTGACCCTACTGATGACAG CGGCAGTGATAGTATGGATTATGATGACTCAAGCTCTTCTTACTCTTCCCTTGGTGACTTTGTCAGTGAGATGATGAAATGTGACATCAATGGTGATACTCCTA ACGTGGATCCTCTGACACACGCGGCACTGGGGGATGCCAGTGAGGTAGCTATTGATGAGCTCCAGAGccagaaggaagcagaggaaCCTGGCCCAGACAGCGAGAACTCTCAGGAAAACCCCCCTCTGCGTTCCAGCTCCAGCACCACCGCCAGCAGTAGCCCCAGCACCGTTATCCATGGAGCCAGTTCT GAACCTGCCGACTCAACGGAGATGGATGATAAGGCAGCAGTAGGCGTCTCCAAGTCCCTCCCCAGCGTGCCTCCCAGCACTGGCAAAGTGAACGTGGACAGGCATCAGACAGAAATTGGAGAGGGGTCAGTGCGCCGGCGAACCTATGATAATCCATACTTCGAGCCCCAGTATGGCTTTCCCCCTGAGGAAGATGATGATGAGCAGGGGGAAAGTTACACTCCCCGATTCAGCCAACATGTCAGTGGCAATCG GGCTCAAAAGCTGCTGCGGCCCAACAGCTTGAAACTGGCAAGTGACTCAGATGCAGAGTCAGACTCCCGAGCGAGCTCGCCCACCTCCACCGTCTCCAACAACAGCACTGAGGGCTTCGGGGGCATCATGTCTTTTGCCA GCAGTCTGTATCGGAACCACAGTACGAGCTTCAGTCTTTCAAATCTCACACTGCCTACCAAAGGAGCGCGAGAGAAAACCACGCCCTTCCCCAGTCTGAAAG GAAACAGGAGGGCCTTAGTGGACCAGAAGTCATCGGTCATTAAACACAGCCCAACAGTGAAAAGAGAGCCTCCATCACCTCAGGGTCGATCCAGCAATTCTAg TGAGAACCAGCAGTTCCTGAAGGAGGTGGTGCACAGCGTGCTGGACGGCCAGGGAGTCGGCTGGCTCAACACGAAGAAGGTGCGACGGCTGCTGGAGAGCGAGCAGCTTAGAGTCTTCGTCCTGAGCAAGCTGAGCCGCGCGGCGCAGTCAGAGGACGAGGCCCAGCAGGACATCATCCCAGATGTG GAGGTCGGTCGGAAGGTGTACAAGGGCATGTTAGACCTGCTCAAGTGCACGGTCCTCAGTCTGGAGCAGTCCTACGCCCACGCAGGTCTGGGTGGCATGGCCAGCATCTTTGCGCTTCTGGAGATCGCCCAGACCCACTACTATAGTAAAG AACCAGACAAGCGGAAGAGAAGTCCAACAGAGAGTGTAAATACACCAATTGGCAAGGATCCTGGCCTGGCTTGGCGGGGGGACCCAAAGGCCATGGCACAGCTGAGAGTCCCCCAGCTGGGACCTCGGGCACCAAGTGCCTCAGGAAAGAGTCCCAAGGAACTGGACACCAGAAGTCTAAAGGAGGAGAACTTTGTAGCATCCATCG GGCCTGAAGTAATCAAACCCACCTTTGACCTTGGtgagacagaggagaaaaagtCCCAAGTCAGCGCAGACAGTGGTGTGAGCCTGACGTCTGGTCCCCAG AGGACTGATCCAGATTCTGTCCTTGGTGTGAGTCCAGCCGTTATGATCCGAAGCTCGAGTCAGGACTCTGAA gtGAGTAATAGCTCTGGAGAGACCCTCGGAGCGGACAGTGACCTGAGCAGCAATGCAGGTGATGGCCCAGGCGGTGAGGGCGGCACCCACTTGGCAGGCTCTAGAGGCACGTTGTCTGATAGTGAAATTGAAACCAACTCTGCCACCAGTGCCATCTTT GGTAAAGCCCACAACTTGAAGCCAAGTGTAAAGGAGAAGCTGGTGGGCAGCCCAGTTCGCTTTTCTGAAGATGTAAGCCAGCGAGTCTATCTCTACGAGGGACTCCTAG GAAGGGACAAAGGATCGATGTGGGACCAGTTAGAGGATGCTGCTATGGAGACCTTTTCTATAA GCAAAGAGCGTTCTACTTTATGGGACCAAATGCAGTTCTGGGAAGATGCGTTCTTAGATGCTGTGATGTTGGAGAGAGAGGGGATGGGTATGGACCAGGGTCCCCAGGAAATGATAGACAG GTACCTGTCCCTAGGAGAACATGACCGGAAGCGCCTAGAGGATGATGAAGATCGTTTGCTGGCCACGCTCTTGCACAACCTCATCTCCTACATGCTGCTGATGAAG GTAAATAAGAATGATATCCGGAAGAAGGTGAGGCGCCTGATGGGAAAGTCGCATATTGGGCTTGTGTACAGCCAGCAAATCAACGAAGTGCTTGACCAGCTGGCAAACCTG AATGGACGAGATCTCTCTATCCGGTCCAGTGGCAGCCGGCACATGAAGAAGCAGACATTTGTGGTACATGCGGGGACAGACACAAATGGAGATATCTTTTTCATGGAG GTGTGTGACGACTGCGTGGTGCTACGTAGTAACATCGGGACAGTGTACGAGCGCTGGTGGTATGAGAAGCTCATCAACATGACCTACTGTCCCAAGACCAAGGTGCTATGCTTGTGGCGTAGAAACGGCTCTGAGACCCAGCTCAACAAATTCTATACTAAGAAG TGCCGGGAGCTGTACTACTGCGTGAAGGATAGCATGGAGCGCGCTGCCGCCCGACAGCAGAGCATCAAACCCG GGCCGGAGCTGGGTGGCGAGTTCCCCGTGCAGGACATGAAGACTGGCGAGGGTGGCTTGCTGCAGGTCACCCTAGAAGGGATCAATCTCAAGTTCATGCACAACCAG GTTTTCATAGAGCTGAATCACATTAAAAAGTGCAATACAGTTCGAGGCGTCTTTGTCCTGGAGGAATTTG
- the MADD gene encoding MAP kinase-activating death domain protein isoform X18, translating to MVQKKKSCPRLLDYLVIVGARHPSSDSVAQTPELLRRYPLEDHAEFPLPPDVVFFCQPEGCLSVRQRRMSLREDTSFVFTLTDKDTGVTRYGICVNFYRSFQKRVPKEKGEAGAGSRGKEGPHATCISEEVGTESSESGPSLQPPSADSTPDVNQSPRGKHRAKAESRSRNSTLTSLCVLSHYPFFSTFRECLYTLKRLVDCCSERLLGKKLGIPRGIQRDTMWRIFTGSLLVEEKSSALLHDLREIEAWIYRLLRSPVPVSGQKRVDIEVLPQELQQALTFALPDPSRFTLVDFPLHLPLELLGVDACLQVLTCILLEHKVVLQSRDYNALSMSVMAFVAMIYPLEYMFPVIPLLPTCMASAEQLLLAPTPYIIGVPASFFLYKLDFKMPDDVWLVDLDSSRVIAPTNAEVLPILPEPESLELKKHLKQALASMSLNTQPILNLEKFHEGQEIPLLLGRPSNDLQSTPSTEFNPLIYGNDVDSVDVATRVAMVRFFNSPNVLQGFQMHTRTLRLFPRPVVAFQAGSFLASRPRQTPFAEKLARTQAVEYFGEWILNPTNYAFQRIHNNTFDPALIGDKPKWYTHQLQPVHYRVYDSSSHLAEALSVPPEHDSDSDPTDDSGSDSMDYDDSSSSYSSLGDFVSEMMKCDINGDTPNVDPLTHAALGDASEVAIDELQSQKEAEEPGPDSENSQENPPLRSSSSTTASSSPSTVIHGASSEPADSTEMDDKAAVGVSKSLPSVPPSTGKVNVDRHQTEIGEGSVRRRTYDNPYFEPQYGFPPEEDDDEQGESYTPRFSQHVSGNRAQKLLRPNSLKLASDSDAESDSRASSPTSTVSNNSTEGFGGIMSFASSLYRNHSTSFSLSNLTLPTKGAREKTTPFPSLKGNRRALVDQKSSVIKHSPTVKREPPSPQGRSSNSSENQQFLKEVVHSVLDGQGVGWLNTKKVRRLLESEQLRVFVLSKLSRAAQSEDEAQQDIIPDVEVGRKVYKGMLDLLKCTVLSLEQSYAHAGLGGMASIFALLEIAQTHYYSKEPDKRKRSPTESVNTPIGKDPGLAWRGDPKAMAQLRVPQLGPRAPSASGKSPKELDTRSLKEENFVASIGPEVIKPTFDLGETEEKKSQVSADSGVSLTSGPQRTDPDSVLGVSPAVMIRSSSQDSEVSNSSGETLGADSDLSSNAGDGPGGEGGTHLAGSRGTLSDSEIETNSATSAIFGKAHNLKPSVKEKLVGSPVRFSEDVSQRVYLYEGLLGKERSTLWDQMQFWEDAFLDAVMLEREGMGMDQGPQEMIDRYLSLGEHDRKRLEDDEDRLLATLLHNLISYMLLMKVNKNDIRKKVRRLMGKSHIGLVYSQQINEVLDQLANLNGRDLSIRSSGSRHMKKQTFVVHAGTDTNGDIFFMEVCDDCVVLRSNIGTVYERWWYEKLINMTYCPKTKVLCLWRRNGSETQLNKFYTKKCRELYYCVKDSMERAAARQQSIKPGPELGGEFPVQDMKTGEGGLLQVTLEGINLKFMHNQVFIELNHIKKCNTVRGVFVLEEFVPEIKEVVSHKYKTPMAHEICYSVLCLFSYVAAVRSSEEDLRTPPRPVSS from the exons ATGGTGCAAAAGAAGAAGTCCTGTCCTCGGTTACTTGACTACCTAGTGATCGTAGGGGCCAG GCACCCGAGCAGTGATAGCGTggcccagactccagaactgctACGGCGATACCCGTTAGAGGATCACGCCGAGTTTCCCCTGCCCCCGGATGTCGTGTTCTTCTGCCAGCCGGAGGGCTGCCTGAGTGTGCGACAACGGCGCATGAGCCTGCGTGAGGACACCTCTTTTGTCTTCACTCTCACCGACAAGGACACCGGAGTCACGCGTTATGGCATCTGTGTTAACTTCTACCGCTCCTTCCAAAAGCGCGTGCCTAAGGAAAAGGGGGAGGCCGGGGCAGGGTCCCGTGGGAAGGAAGGACCCCACGCCACCTGCATCTCAGAAGAGGTTGGCACCGAGAGCTCGGAGAGTGGCCCGTCCCTGCAGCCTCCCAGTGCCGACTCTACCCCGGATGTGAACCAGTCTCCTCGGGGCAAACACCGGGCCAAGGCGGAGAGCCGTTCCCGCAACAGCACTCTGACGTCCCTGTGTGTGCTCAGCCATTACCCCTTCTTCTCCACCTTCCGAGAGTGTCTGTACACCCTCAAACGTCTGGTGGACTGCTGTAGTGAGCGACTGCTGGGCAAGAAACTGGGCATCCCTCGAGGCATACAAAG GGACACCATGTGGCGCATCTTTACTGGATCGTTGTTAGTGGAGGAGAAGTCAAGTGCCCTTCTGCACGACCTTCGAGAGATTGAGGCCTGGATCTATCGATTGCTGCGCTCCCCAGTACCCGTCTCAGGGCAGAAGCGAGTGGACATTGAGGTCCTGCCCCAGGAGCTCCAGCAAGCTCTGACCTTTGCGCTTCCAGACCCCTCTCGATTCACCCTAGTGGATTTCCCACTGCACCTTCCCTTGGAACTTCTGGGTGTGGATGCCTGTCTTCAGGTGCTAACCTGCATCCTGTTAGAGCACAAG GTGGTGCTGCAGTCCCGAGACTACAACGCACTCTCCATGTCTGTGATGGCATTTGTGGCAATGATTTATCCCTTGGAGTATATGTTTCCTGTTATTCCACTGCTGCCCACCTGCATGGCGTCCGCAGAACAG CTGCTGTTGGCTCCGACGCCGTACATCATCGGTGTCCCTGCCAGCTTCTTCCTCTACAAACTGGACTTCAAAATGCCTGATGACGTATGGCTAGTGGATCTGGACAGCAGTAGG GTGATTGCCCCCACCAATGCAGAAGTGCTGCCTATCCTTCCAGAACCAGAATCACTAGAgttgaaaaaacatttaaaacag GCCCTCGCCAGCATGAGTCTCAACACCCAGCCCATCCTCAATCTGGAGAAATTCCACGAAGGCCAGGAGATCCCTCTTCTCTTGGGAAGGCCTTCTAATGACCTGCAGTCTACACCTTCCACTGAATTCAACCCACTCATCTATGGCAACGATGTGGACTCTGTGGATGTCGCAACCAG AGTGGCCATGGTCCGTTTCTTCAACTCCCCCAACGTGCTGCAGGGCTTTCAGATGCACACGCGTACCCTGCGTCTCTTCCCCCGGCCCGTGGTAGCTTTCCAAGCTGGCTCCTTTCTAGCCTCACGTCCCCGGCAGACTCCTTTTGCTGAGAAACTGGCCAGGACTCAGGCTGTGGAGTACTTTGGAGAATGGATCCTCAACCCCACCAACTATGCCTTTCAGCGGATTCACAACA ACACATTCGATCCAGCCCTGATAGGCGACAAGCCGAAGTGGTACACCCACCAGCTGCAGCCTGTCCACTATCGAGTGTATGACAGCAGTTCCCACCTGGCCGAGGCGCTGAGCGTGCCGCCGGAGCACGACTCTGACTCTGACCCTACTGATGACAG CGGCAGTGATAGTATGGATTATGATGACTCAAGCTCTTCTTACTCTTCCCTTGGTGACTTTGTCAGTGAGATGATGAAATGTGACATCAATGGTGATACTCCTA ACGTGGATCCTCTGACACACGCGGCACTGGGGGATGCCAGTGAGGTAGCTATTGATGAGCTCCAGAGccagaaggaagcagaggaaCCTGGCCCAGACAGCGAGAACTCTCAGGAAAACCCCCCTCTGCGTTCCAGCTCCAGCACCACCGCCAGCAGTAGCCCCAGCACCGTTATCCATGGAGCCAGTTCT GAACCTGCCGACTCAACGGAGATGGATGATAAGGCAGCAGTAGGCGTCTCCAAGTCCCTCCCCAGCGTGCCTCCCAGCACTGGCAAAGTGAACGTGGACAGGCATCAGACAGAAATTGGAGAGGGGTCAGTGCGCCGGCGAACCTATGATAATCCATACTTCGAGCCCCAGTATGGCTTTCCCCCTGAGGAAGATGATGATGAGCAGGGGGAAAGTTACACTCCCCGATTCAGCCAACATGTCAGTGGCAATCG GGCTCAAAAGCTGCTGCGGCCCAACAGCTTGAAACTGGCAAGTGACTCAGATGCAGAGTCAGACTCCCGAGCGAGCTCGCCCACCTCCACCGTCTCCAACAACAGCACTGAGGGCTTCGGGGGCATCATGTCTTTTGCCA GCAGTCTGTATCGGAACCACAGTACGAGCTTCAGTCTTTCAAATCTCACACTGCCTACCAAAGGAGCGCGAGAGAAAACCACGCCCTTCCCCAGTCTGAAAG GAAACAGGAGGGCCTTAGTGGACCAGAAGTCATCGGTCATTAAACACAGCCCAACAGTGAAAAGAGAGCCTCCATCACCTCAGGGTCGATCCAGCAATTCTAg TGAGAACCAGCAGTTCCTGAAGGAGGTGGTGCACAGCGTGCTGGACGGCCAGGGAGTCGGCTGGCTCAACACGAAGAAGGTGCGACGGCTGCTGGAGAGCGAGCAGCTTAGAGTCTTCGTCCTGAGCAAGCTGAGCCGCGCGGCGCAGTCAGAGGACGAGGCCCAGCAGGACATCATCCCAGATGTG GAGGTCGGTCGGAAGGTGTACAAGGGCATGTTAGACCTGCTCAAGTGCACGGTCCTCAGTCTGGAGCAGTCCTACGCCCACGCAGGTCTGGGTGGCATGGCCAGCATCTTTGCGCTTCTGGAGATCGCCCAGACCCACTACTATAGTAAAG AACCAGACAAGCGGAAGAGAAGTCCAACAGAGAGTGTAAATACACCAATTGGCAAGGATCCTGGCCTGGCTTGGCGGGGGGACCCAAAGGCCATGGCACAGCTGAGAGTCCCCCAGCTGGGACCTCGGGCACCAAGTGCCTCAGGAAAGAGTCCCAAGGAACTGGACACCAGAAGTCTAAAGGAGGAGAACTTTGTAGCATCCATCG GGCCTGAAGTAATCAAACCCACCTTTGACCTTGGtgagacagaggagaaaaagtCCCAAGTCAGCGCAGACAGTGGTGTGAGCCTGACGTCTGGTCCCCAG AGGACTGATCCAGATTCTGTCCTTGGTGTGAGTCCAGCCGTTATGATCCGAAGCTCGAGTCAGGACTCTGAA gtGAGTAATAGCTCTGGAGAGACCCTCGGAGCGGACAGTGACCTGAGCAGCAATGCAGGTGATGGCCCAGGCGGTGAGGGCGGCACCCACTTGGCAGGCTCTAGAGGCACGTTGTCTGATAGTGAAATTGAAACCAACTCTGCCACCAGTGCCATCTTT GGTAAAGCCCACAACTTGAAGCCAAGTGTAAAGGAGAAGCTGGTGGGCAGCCCAGTTCGCTTTTCTGAAGATGTAAGCCAGCGAGTCTATCTCTACGAGGGACTCCTAG GCAAAGAGCGTTCTACTTTATGGGACCAAATGCAGTTCTGGGAAGATGCGTTCTTAGATGCTGTGATGTTGGAGAGAGAGGGGATGGGTATGGACCAGGGTCCCCAGGAAATGATAGACAG GTACCTGTCCCTAGGAGAACATGACCGGAAGCGCCTAGAGGATGATGAAGATCGTTTGCTGGCCACGCTCTTGCACAACCTCATCTCCTACATGCTGCTGATGAAG GTAAATAAGAATGATATCCGGAAGAAGGTGAGGCGCCTGATGGGAAAGTCGCATATTGGGCTTGTGTACAGCCAGCAAATCAACGAAGTGCTTGACCAGCTGGCAAACCTG AATGGACGAGATCTCTCTATCCGGTCCAGTGGCAGCCGGCACATGAAGAAGCAGACATTTGTGGTACATGCGGGGACAGACACAAATGGAGATATCTTTTTCATGGAG GTGTGTGACGACTGCGTGGTGCTACGTAGTAACATCGGGACAGTGTACGAGCGCTGGTGGTATGAGAAGCTCATCAACATGACCTACTGTCCCAAGACCAAGGTGCTATGCTTGTGGCGTAGAAACGGCTCTGAGACCCAGCTCAACAAATTCTATACTAAGAAG TGCCGGGAGCTGTACTACTGCGTGAAGGATAGCATGGAGCGCGCTGCCGCCCGACAGCAGAGCATCAAACCCG GGCCGGAGCTGGGTGGCGAGTTCCCCGTGCAGGACATGAAGACTGGCGAGGGTGGCTTGCTGCAGGTCACCCTAGAAGGGATCAATCTCAAGTTCATGCACAACCAG GTTTTCATAGAGCTGAATCACATTAAAAAGTGCAATACAGTTCGAGGCGTCTTTGTCCTGGAGGAATTTG